In a single window of the Phycisphaerales bacterium genome:
- a CDS encoding carbohydrate ABC transporter permease, whose translation MRTFQSALTYFLLSLGAGVLLFPLVWMLGVSLLPTELAERAATSPQGFLAAFSQPQVTNYPEALRQMGSRPWHGFRDALANTIVVTTLCVVGQILSCSLVGYGFARLRFRGRQPLFILMLATMMLPAQVTMIPLFILFRHLGWINTILPLVVPAFFGTPFFIFMFRQFFAQIPEDLLDAARIDGAGHLTIWARIMLPMCRPVIAITAVFTFIGTWNDFLHPLLYLHDEESHTLAVALNSFRDQYGTVRDVNLLMAAALVTMIPCILLFFAAQRQFVRGLNLGAVKG comes from the coding sequence ATGCGTACCTTCCAATCAGCCCTGACCTACTTCCTGCTCTCGCTCGGTGCGGGTGTGCTGCTGTTCCCGCTGGTGTGGATGCTGGGCGTTAGTCTGTTGCCCACCGAACTGGCCGAGCGGGCCGCGACTTCGCCACAGGGCTTCCTGGCCGCCTTCTCGCAACCGCAGGTGACGAACTATCCCGAGGCGCTGCGTCAGATGGGCAGTCGTCCGTGGCACGGTTTCCGGGATGCGCTGGCCAACACAATCGTCGTCACCACCCTTTGCGTCGTCGGTCAGATCCTCTCCTGCAGTCTGGTCGGCTATGGCTTCGCCCGGCTGCGCTTCCGCGGCCGCCAACCGCTCTTCATTCTGATGCTCGCAACGATGATGCTGCCGGCTCAGGTCACCATGATCCCGCTTTTCATCCTTTTCCGGCACCTCGGCTGGATTAACACGATCCTCCCGCTGGTCGTACCGGCGTTCTTCGGCACGCCCTTCTTCATCTTCATGTTCCGCCAGTTCTTCGCACAGATACCCGAAGACCTGCTCGACGCCGCGCGCATCGACGGCGCGGGGCACCTCACCATCTGGGCCCGGATCATGCTCCCCATGTGCCGCCCCGTGATCGCGATCACGGCGGTGTTTACATTCATCGGAACGTGGAACGACTTCCTCCACCCCCTGCTCTACCTGCATGATGAGGAGAGCCACACGCTGGCCGTCGCGCTCAACAGCTTCCGAGACCAGTACGGAACCGTCCGCGACGTCAACCTGCTCATGGCCGCCGCCCTGGTTACGATGATTCCCTGCATCCTGCTGTTCTTCGCGGCCCAGCGGCAATTCGTCCGCGGGTTGAACCTCGGAGCAGTCAAAGGTTGA
- a CDS encoding PEP-CTERM sorting domain-containing protein: MKKLAVLAVLSAATLVMADNRLEITLDQQITHPTLYTDQSPNGDAIYAAFASGTLTFEGGAPPDKSDGFARFTKNGGGWWYMYVDTQLAGAGNIDITGAQLKVDSRAWEYNTGDPYGDVNIFLRVYSYDLDVNGNYTVLTGFRDYGIVYGPNASSFPFGDWNNWNQVVVDLDGGTTTNSSGAGFDPTKVNRIRFYGTNWAGQGQDQSDFVNLVVTPEPTAFALLALGVAAFIRRR, from the coding sequence ATGAAGAAGCTTGCAGTGCTCGCAGTACTGTCAGCCGCAACGCTCGTGATGGCTGACAATCGCCTCGAAATCACCCTCGATCAGCAGATCACGCACCCGACCCTGTACACCGACCAGTCGCCCAACGGCGATGCCATCTATGCCGCTTTTGCCAGTGGCACGCTGACCTTCGAAGGCGGCGCCCCCCCGGACAAGTCGGACGGCTTCGCCCGCTTTACCAAGAACGGTGGCGGCTGGTGGTACATGTATGTCGACACGCAACTGGCTGGCGCCGGCAACATCGACATCACCGGTGCCCAGTTGAAGGTCGACTCCCGGGCCTGGGAGTACAACACGGGTGACCCGTACGGCGACGTCAACATCTTCCTGCGGGTTTACAGCTACGATCTCGATGTGAACGGCAACTACACCGTGCTGACCGGTTTCCGTGATTATGGCATCGTCTACGGTCCGAACGCCAGCAGCTTCCCCTTCGGCGACTGGAACAACTGGAACCAGGTCGTTGTCGACCTCGATGGTGGCACGACGACCAACAGCAGCGGCGCCGGCTTTGACCCGACCAAGGTCAACCGTATCCGCTTCTACGGCACCAACTGGGCCGGCCAGGGTCAGGATCAGTCTGACTTCGTCAACCTGGTCGTGACGCCTGAGCCGACCGCCTTCGCGCTGCTCGCACTCGGAGTTGCGGCCTTCATCCGCCGCCGCTAA